One genomic segment of Intestinimonas butyriciproducens includes these proteins:
- a CDS encoding Maf family protein: protein MKIILASGSPRRRQLLEQVGLRGFVVRASDVDESVRPGLTPAEMVEELSARKAAAVVREAPKDGLVLAADTVVALEGAVLGKPASPEEAARMLAALSGRTHQVYTGLTLAGPGAARTEHEVTAVTFRALSGAEIAAYVATGEPMDKAGAYGIQGLGALLVQRLEGDYFNVMGLPLCRLGRMLRAFGVELLSPDGH, encoded by the coding sequence ATGAAGATCATTCTGGCCTCCGGCTCTCCCCGGCGGCGTCAGCTTTTGGAGCAGGTGGGCCTGCGGGGCTTTGTGGTCCGGGCCTCCGATGTGGACGAGTCGGTCCGCCCCGGGCTCACCCCCGCTGAAATGGTGGAGGAGCTCTCCGCACGGAAGGCGGCGGCGGTGGTCCGGGAGGCCCCCAAGGACGGTCTGGTGCTGGCCGCCGACACCGTGGTGGCCCTGGAGGGGGCCGTCCTGGGCAAACCGGCGAGTCCGGAAGAGGCCGCGCGTATGCTCGCCGCCCTCTCCGGGCGGACCCATCAGGTCTACACCGGCCTTACGCTGGCGGGGCCTGGGGCGGCGCGCACCGAGCACGAGGTCACCGCCGTCACCTTTCGCGCCCTGAGCGGGGCGGAGATCGCGGCCTACGTGGCCACCGGGGAGCCCATGGACAAGGCCGGCGCCTATGGCATCCAGGGCCTGGGGGCGCTGCTGGTCCAGCGGCTGGAGGGCGACTACTTCAACGTCATGGGCCTGCCCCTGTGCCGCCTGGGACGTATGCTGCGGGCTTTCGGTGTGGAGCTGTTGTCCCCCGACGGACACTGA
- a CDS encoding glycoside hydrolase family 13 protein, producing MIDPSIFNARDPRCKTPYGAVPSGTRVALTLRPRRAGGWSRAVLRARFEFRGEEIAEVPMPWTGLDGDRDLFSCALDTGDYVGLVWYSFRLERLDGKALELPERQLTVYDGAHSVPAWFGEGVTYQIFPDRFRRTCVPDPAGMVGGRSVHTGWFEEPVWQPDARGEVRNRDFFGGSLAGVEEKLDYLQSLGVETLYFCPIFEAAENHRYGTADYERVDPMLGSNEDFKDLCAAARARGIRVMLDGVFNHQGFVSRYFNGDGFYPELGAHQSKASPYYPWYHFNRWPDQYDAWWGIYSLPAVNESQEDYVDYIIEGEDSIVRRWLRAGADGWRLDVADELPDAFIEKLHRAAREAKPEAVIIGEVWEDGSNKIAYGVRRRHLLGGHLDGLMNYPFRNALLAWLLGGDAGQFRESMETIRENYPPAAFYSAMNSLGTHDTPRILTLLGVGGDCGGESKQWRAEHRLSPEERALGVRRLKLAALVQYAFPGSPTTYYGDEAGMEGFEDPFNRRTYPWGEEDAELIAWYRALGKARRELAPLRRGALCYTAAEGDVLAFTRTWEEDTVLCACNAGRECARVTLPWSAAEIGGLLCFPTDPDTGEAVVELPPLTGYLLRKSPGRE from the coding sequence ATGATAGATCCCTCCATCTTCAACGCACGAGACCCCCGGTGCAAGACTCCCTATGGGGCGGTGCCCTCCGGGACCCGGGTCGCCCTCACCCTCCGCCCCCGCCGCGCCGGTGGTTGGTCCCGGGCCGTGCTTCGGGCGCGGTTTGAGTTCCGGGGGGAGGAGATTGCTGAAGTGCCCATGCCTTGGACAGGGCTGGACGGGGACCGGGATCTCTTTTCCTGTGCGCTGGACACCGGGGACTATGTGGGCCTGGTCTGGTACTCCTTCCGCCTGGAGCGGCTGGACGGAAAGGCGCTGGAGCTTCCCGAACGGCAGCTCACCGTCTACGACGGCGCCCACTCCGTTCCGGCCTGGTTTGGAGAGGGCGTCACCTATCAGATCTTCCCCGACCGCTTCCGCCGCACCTGTGTGCCCGATCCCGCCGGCATGGTGGGGGGGCGCAGCGTTCACACCGGCTGGTTCGAGGAGCCGGTGTGGCAGCCCGATGCCCGCGGCGAGGTGCGCAACCGGGATTTCTTCGGCGGCTCTCTGGCGGGGGTGGAGGAAAAGCTGGACTATCTCCAGAGTCTGGGGGTGGAGACCCTCTACTTCTGCCCCATCTTCGAGGCGGCGGAGAATCACCGCTACGGCACCGCCGACTACGAGCGGGTGGACCCCATGCTGGGTTCCAACGAGGACTTCAAGGACCTCTGTGCCGCCGCCCGGGCCCGGGGCATCCGGGTGATGCTGGACGGCGTGTTCAATCACCAGGGGTTCGTCAGCCGCTACTTCAACGGGGACGGCTTTTACCCCGAGCTGGGGGCCCATCAGTCCAAGGCTTCCCCCTACTACCCTTGGTATCACTTCAACCGCTGGCCGGATCAATATGACGCCTGGTGGGGCATCTACTCCCTCCCTGCCGTCAACGAGAGCCAGGAGGACTATGTGGACTATATCATCGAGGGTGAGGACAGCATTGTGCGCCGGTGGCTCCGGGCCGGGGCCGACGGATGGCGGCTGGACGTGGCCGACGAGCTGCCCGACGCTTTTATTGAAAAGCTCCACCGGGCCGCCCGGGAGGCCAAGCCGGAGGCCGTCATCATCGGCGAGGTGTGGGAGGACGGGTCCAACAAGATCGCCTATGGCGTCCGCCGCAGGCACCTTCTGGGGGGACATCTGGACGGGCTGATGAACTACCCCTTCCGCAATGCGCTGCTGGCCTGGCTGCTGGGCGGGGACGCCGGGCAGTTCCGGGAGAGCATGGAGACCATTCGGGAGAACTATCCGCCCGCTGCCTTCTATTCCGCCATGAACTCCCTGGGCACCCATGATACCCCCCGAATCCTCACCCTGCTGGGGGTGGGCGGGGACTGCGGCGGGGAGAGCAAGCAGTGGCGGGCCGAGCACCGGCTCTCACCCGAGGAGCGGGCGCTGGGCGTCCGGCGGCTGAAGCTGGCCGCACTGGTCCAGTATGCCTTCCCGGGGAGCCCCACCACCTACTACGGGGACGAGGCGGGTATGGAGGGATTTGAAGACCCCTTCAACCGCCGCACCTACCCCTGGGGGGAGGAGGATGCCGAGCTGATCGCCTGGTACCGGGCCCTGGGGAAGGCCCGGCGGGAGTTGGCCCCTCTGCGGAGGGGAGCGCTGTGCTATACGGCGGCCGAGGGAGACGTGCTGGCCTTCACCCGCACCTGGGAGGAGGATACCGTCCTGTGCGCCTGCAACGCCGGGCGGGAGTGCGCCCGGGTGACCCTTCCCTGGTCCGCCGCGGAAATCGGCGGCCTGCTGTGCTTCCCGACCGATCCGGACACCGGCGAGGCCGTGGTCGAGCTGCCCCCCCTGACCGGATATCTACTGCGGAAGAGCCCCGGCCGGGAATAA
- a CDS encoding penicillin-binding transpeptidase domain-containing protein: MNGKKEPMMDGRQFHVRVRGVMVLLAAVLVGFLWVLYDLQYVHGAEYLEQSRRKIAKTETVEASRGQILDRYGRVLVGNRASYNVSLDTSFMGEERNAILLRLLEICREESVTWSDTLPVSRSAPYVFTAEGAYGNLRKYAEKMKWDGLVPTAEELEALQSAESPALPSAERLLAKLRETYQVDPALSDGEARDLVGVLYELALRSREITWSSYVFAQDVEMAFIVKVKEASLSGVSIDTTTVREYNTSYAAHLLGRVGLMDSDEWNNIYQALDYPYNASVGKDGMEQAFESYLHGVPGKRAIETNDQGKVVSADDNWKIDERTGEPQAPQPGCNVISTLDIKLQEAVERALADGVGALKSEDTQGAAAVVIDVNDGGVLASASYPTYDLSTFLQNYTELANDPLNPLFNRATQGVYPPGSTFKMVTAIAGLQEGVITPTDEILDTGRYTYYKDYQPQCWYYRQYGRTHGKENVSEAIRDSCNIFFYDVGRRLGISLLDEYAQKFGLGEYTGIEVYESKGHVAGPGYTESLGQKWYDGNTLPAAIGQENNQFTPIQLANYVATLANGGTHYSAHLLKEVKSSDFSQVVYQYEPEVLNELDLDPENLEAVTRGMLMVTQPGGSAYSYGFNTLDIQVAAKTGSAQVSSATESNAVFVCFAPYEDPEIALAIVVEKGGSGSTLSSIAVEILDYYFSSGSGMETVEGENTLLR; encoded by the coding sequence ATGAACGGGAAAAAGGAACCCATGATGGACGGGCGGCAGTTCCATGTCCGGGTCCGGGGCGTGATGGTATTGCTGGCGGCCGTTCTGGTGGGCTTTCTCTGGGTCCTCTACGACCTCCAGTATGTCCACGGGGCGGAGTATCTGGAGCAGTCCCGGCGGAAGATTGCGAAAACCGAGACTGTGGAGGCATCCCGGGGGCAGATCCTGGACCGCTACGGCCGGGTGCTGGTCGGCAACCGGGCCAGCTACAACGTAAGCCTGGACACCTCCTTTATGGGGGAGGAGAGAAATGCGATCCTCCTGCGGCTGCTGGAGATCTGCCGGGAGGAGTCGGTGACGTGGAGCGACACCCTGCCCGTCTCCCGGTCGGCCCCCTACGTCTTTACGGCGGAAGGCGCCTACGGCAATCTGAGAAAGTACGCCGAGAAGATGAAATGGGACGGGCTGGTCCCCACAGCGGAGGAGCTGGAAGCCCTGCAGAGCGCCGAGTCCCCCGCCCTCCCCTCCGCCGAGCGCCTGCTCGCCAAGCTCCGGGAGACCTATCAGGTGGACCCCGCCCTCTCCGACGGGGAGGCCAGGGACCTGGTGGGCGTTCTCTATGAGCTTGCCCTCCGCTCGCGGGAGATCACATGGAGCAGCTACGTCTTTGCTCAGGATGTGGAGATGGCCTTTATCGTCAAGGTGAAGGAGGCGTCCCTCTCAGGGGTGAGCATCGACACCACCACCGTCCGGGAGTACAACACCTCCTATGCCGCCCATCTGCTGGGCCGGGTGGGGCTGATGGACTCGGATGAGTGGAACAATATCTATCAGGCGCTGGACTACCCCTATAACGCCTCCGTTGGGAAGGACGGTATGGAGCAGGCCTTTGAGTCCTATCTCCACGGTGTGCCGGGCAAGCGGGCCATCGAGACCAACGACCAGGGCAAGGTGGTCAGTGCGGACGACAACTGGAAGATCGACGAGCGCACCGGCGAGCCGCAGGCCCCTCAGCCCGGCTGCAATGTCATCTCCACCCTGGACATCAAGCTCCAGGAGGCAGTGGAGCGGGCCCTGGCAGACGGTGTGGGCGCCCTCAAATCCGAGGACACCCAGGGCGCGGCGGCGGTGGTCATCGACGTCAATGACGGCGGCGTGCTGGCCTCCGCCTCCTATCCCACCTATGATCTGTCCACCTTCCTCCAGAACTACACTGAGCTGGCCAACGACCCGCTCAACCCCCTGTTCAACCGGGCTACCCAGGGGGTCTATCCCCCGGGCTCCACCTTTAAGATGGTCACCGCCATCGCCGGACTTCAGGAGGGCGTCATCACCCCGACGGATGAGATTCTGGACACCGGGCGCTATACGTACTACAAGGATTACCAGCCCCAGTGCTGGTATTACCGCCAGTACGGCCGCACCCACGGCAAGGAGAACGTCTCCGAGGCCATCCGGGACTCCTGCAACATCTTCTTCTACGATGTGGGCCGCCGCCTGGGCATCAGCCTGCTGGATGAGTACGCCCAGAAGTTCGGCCTGGGGGAGTACACCGGCATCGAGGTCTATGAGAGCAAGGGTCACGTGGCGGGTCCCGGTTACACCGAATCCCTGGGCCAGAAGTGGTACGACGGCAATACCCTCCCCGCCGCCATCGGCCAGGAGAACAACCAGTTTACCCCTATCCAGCTCGCCAACTATGTGGCTACCCTGGCCAACGGCGGCACACACTACTCGGCCCACCTGCTCAAGGAGGTCAAATCCAGCGACTTCTCCCAGGTGGTCTACCAGTATGAGCCGGAGGTCCTCAACGAGCTGGACCTGGACCCGGAAAACCTGGAGGCCGTCACCAGGGGCATGCTGATGGTGACCCAGCCCGGCGGCTCCGCCTACAGCTACGGCTTCAACACCCTGGACATACAGGTGGCGGCCAAGACCGGCTCGGCCCAGGTGAGCAGCGCCACCGAGTCCAACGCCGTCTTTGTCTGCTTCGCCCCCTACGAGGACCCGGAGATCGCTCTGGCTATCGTGGTGGAAAAGGGCGGCTCCGGCTCCACGCTGAGTAGCATTGCCGTGGAGATCCTGGACTACTATTTCTCCTCCGGCAGCGGCATGGAGACCGTGGAGGGGGAGAACACGCTGCTGCGGTAG
- the mreD gene encoding rod shape-determining protein MreD, which produces MTRQDFILKWLFYALALLPVWWMDTFVLGRFPVLGVAPMLLPVAAVAVAVLEGALAGAGFGLAVGVLCDAVYFGGHGFLTLGLCLIGWGAGAASQYVLSRNFGGCLLCAAAGLVLIDMVRVFAGLFTGLASLPALLRVALPEVLWSLCFVCLLYPWFAWVRGRIIHFLRL; this is translated from the coding sequence TTGACAAGGCAGGACTTTATCCTGAAATGGCTTTTCTACGCCTTGGCGCTGCTGCCGGTCTGGTGGATGGATACCTTTGTGCTGGGGAGATTCCCGGTGCTGGGCGTGGCCCCCATGCTGCTGCCTGTGGCCGCCGTGGCGGTGGCTGTGCTGGAGGGCGCGCTGGCCGGGGCGGGCTTCGGCCTGGCGGTGGGCGTCCTGTGCGACGCGGTATATTTCGGCGGCCACGGCTTTCTGACGCTGGGCCTGTGTCTCATCGGCTGGGGCGCGGGCGCCGCCTCCCAGTATGTCCTCAGCAGGAACTTCGGAGGCTGCCTGCTGTGCGCCGCCGCCGGTCTGGTCCTCATCGACATGGTGCGGGTCTTTGCCGGACTCTTCACGGGCCTTGCTTCCCTGCCCGCCCTGCTGCGGGTGGCTCTGCCGGAGGTCCTCTGGTCACTCTGTTTCGTGTGTCTCCTCTATCCCTGGTTTGCCTGGGTGCGAGGGCGCATCATCCACTTTTTGCGGCTTTAG
- the mreC gene encoding rod shape-determining protein MreC has product MKDFFRNNGALILVIAVLLAAITAVSSYVLQGVPNPLANVLGVITTPIRNGISSFAGWAEGIYNYSFQYDELQAENARLRKEIAELEAKAREGEADSKENERLRTLLGLRQKRREFDFESATVTARGSSNWASTLTLSKGAEQGVQAGNCVVDEAGNLVGIIEEAGANWSTMITITDATLEMGALIARTDSTAVLEGDFTLMAEGKLKLTYLPENTELITGDLVLTSSMGGNYPSGLVAGTIESIHTDASGMSRYAVIVPAADLDDLVQVFIIKAFDIVE; this is encoded by the coding sequence TTGAAGGATTTTTTCCGAAACAACGGCGCCCTAATCCTGGTCATCGCCGTGCTGCTCGCCGCCATCACGGCGGTGAGCTCCTATGTGCTCCAGGGGGTGCCCAACCCCCTGGCCAACGTACTGGGGGTGATCACCACCCCCATCCGCAATGGGATCTCCTCCTTCGCCGGCTGGGCGGAGGGGATCTATAACTACTCCTTTCAATACGATGAGCTCCAGGCGGAAAATGCCCGGCTGCGGAAGGAGATCGCCGAGCTGGAGGCCAAGGCCCGGGAGGGCGAGGCGGACAGCAAGGAGAACGAGCGGCTGCGGACGCTGCTGGGGCTGCGGCAAAAGCGCAGAGAATTTGACTTTGAGTCCGCCACCGTCACCGCCCGGGGCAGTTCCAACTGGGCCTCCACCCTCACCCTCAGCAAGGGCGCGGAGCAGGGCGTCCAGGCCGGAAACTGCGTGGTGGACGAGGCCGGGAATCTGGTGGGCATCATCGAGGAGGCGGGCGCCAACTGGTCCACCATGATCACGATAACGGACGCCACCCTGGAGATGGGGGCGCTCATTGCCCGGACCGACTCTACCGCCGTGTTGGAGGGGGATTTCACCCTGATGGCCGAGGGGAAGCTGAAGCTCACCTACCTGCCGGAAAACACGGAGCTCATCACCGGAGACCTGGTGCTCACCTCCAGCATGGGGGGCAACTACCCCTCCGGGCTGGTGGCGGGCACCATCGAGTCCATTCACACCGACGCCTCGGGTATGTCCCGTTACGCGGTCATTGTCCCGGCGGCGGATCTGGACGATCTGGTACAGGTGTTTATCATCAAAGCGTTTGACATTGTGGAGTAG